The genomic segment GGAACTCGACCGTGACCGGGATGCGGGCGGGGAGCGCCGCCTGCTGCGTATCGACCTGCCGGGCGACGAGCCGTTCGTGGCCCTGAGCGTCCGGTGCCCCTCGACAGGCCGCGCGTACGTGCTGCGCGTGCCGCCCACGATCCGCACAGCGCACGCGGGCAGCGCGTGGCTGGCCGGTTTCGACGATCCGGCCGCCTACGCCCCGGTTACCGAGGCGTAGCGCCCGCACGCCACAGCTGCCGCGCGCGGTCCAGGTACGCGCCGGGATCGGCCCAGTCCGGCCCTTCCGGGATGCGCGCCAGCAGGCCCGCGCCGTACACGTCCTGGGCGCCCAGTGCGGGCAGCTGCACGTACCCGATGTGGCAGTGGCAGGTGGGGCGCGCGCAGGGGCGCGGAGCAAGCAGGTCGCGCACGTCCTGCTCGTAGATGTTGCCCAGCGGCACCGGAATGAAATGGCAGCGGCGGACCGTGCCGTGCCCGTCCACGCTGATGGCCGTGTCGCCCGCCGCGCAGGGCTGGCCGCGGGTGCGGTAGCGGCGGATGTTCACCTCGAACAGCGGGTCAATGCGGGTCAGGGCTTCGCGTTCGGCACGGGTGTAGGGGCGGCCATCATGGAAGGCGTTCACCCACAGGTACGTGGCGGGGTTCAGCGCGTCCCGCAGCGCCTGGATATCCGGCAGGTGCGCGGGCACGCCCACCACGCCGACGCTGTAGCGCGCGCCCAGGGCGTCCAGTTCGCGGGTGCGGGTCAGGAAGCGCTCCAGGCTCACCTCGCCCGGGTGGTAGGTGGCCCACAGGCCCACGCGCGTCCGCCCGGCGTCCGCGAGCCACCCGAGCGGGCCGCTGAGGTTCGTCTGGATCGCCACCTGCCGCACGTGGGGCAGGCGGCTCAGGTGCGTGACGGCCTGCTGGTAGCGCGGCCAGATCAGCGCCTCACCCCACGGCGTGAACAGCACTGAGACCTCGAAGGGCTGCGCCTCCACCCACGCCACGAAACGGGCCAGCGCGGCGCGGTCGGCCTCCTGCTCCTCGGGGGACTCGCGGCGCTTGGCGAACGGACAGTACGGACAGCCGTAGTTGCAGCTCGACAGCGGGCCCCGGTACAGCACGGTCAGGTGCTCCAGCGCGGCGTGAGGGGCGGGCCGGGCTACCGCCACTCGAACGCCTCGCTCAGGCCCCTCACGGCGTCCGAGTACAGCCACGGGCCGATCGCGTCGGACTGTTCCAGCCCGCCGGGCGTGAGGGTCAGGGTGTCGCCGCTCAGGGTGGCCAGCCCGGCCTCCTGCAGGGCGCGCAGCTGCGGCCAGTCCTCCCGCGCGTCCGTGCCGAACACCGCCCGGTACGCGGCGAGGTTCAGGCCCGAGGCGTGCAGCAGGGACTGCAGCAGGTAGCGCCGCCGTCGCTCGTCGCCGCCCAGCCGGAAGCCGTGCGTGGCGTGCGCGAACGCCTCGTCGGGGCGGGCCACGAAGTCGGTGATGATGTCGCGCACGCCCACCCGGCCCACCGCGTACTCGCTGCTGTAGTGCAGCTCCCCGGCGTACGAGCGCGCGCCGCAGCCCAGGCCGACCATGCCGTCGAGCTGACAGGTGTACTCGGGTTCGCCCGGCAGCGTCAGGCCGGCTCGCTGGAAGCGCCGCATGGACGTCTGCACGTAGCCGCGCGCCAGCAGAAAGTCGCGGCCCAGGCGGTACAGGTCCAGCCGCTCGTCGTCCCAGGAGCGGCCCAGCCGCCCGATGCCGGTCAGGGGCCGCACGTACAGCGGGTACAGGAACAGTTCCTCCGGCTGCCAGGTCAGCGCCGTCTCCAGGGACTGCCGCCAGGTGTCCGGCGTCTGGTGCGCCAGGCCGTAGATCAGGTCGATGTTCAGCGTCCGCACGCCCGAGGCGCGGATGGCGTCCAGCGCCCGGCTCACCTGCGCGCCGTCCTGCGCGCGGCCCACCGAATGCACCTCGCTGCCCACGAAGCTCTGCACGCCGATACTGACGCGATCCACCCCGCGAGACGCCAGCACCGCCAGCCGATCCGGCGTGGCGGTCGCCGGGGAGGTCTCCACCGACGTGGGCACCGCGTGAGGATCGACCCCGAAGGTCGTCCCGAACAGATCGAACACACGCTCCAGGTCAGCGGGACGCAGGAACGTGGGCGTGCCGCCGCCCAGCGCCGCGCGGGAGAAGCGGGCCCCCTCGCCCAGGGCGCCCCGGATCACGCGGGCCTGCCGCACGACGGCGTCCAGGTACGCCTCCTCCAGGGTGCGGGGGGCGTTCACGGTCGTGAACAGGTTGCAGAAGCCGCAGCGCATCTCGCAGAACGGCACGTGCAGGTACAGGAACAGGTTGTCCTGCCGCTCGCGCGCCCAGGCGCCCCTCAGCGGGACAGGCGGGTCGAGGGGCCGGTAGGCGGTCTTGTGCGGGTAGGCGTAGGTGTACGCCTGGTACGGCCCGCGGGCCAGGGCGTCCGCGAGCGTCAGGGGGGCAGAGGGAGGAGAGGTCAGGGTCATGGGGCGTCCAGCAGGCACTCAGCGTCCAGCAGGCATTCAGTGTACGGAACCGTCCACACCGCCGGGTGCGCGAGGCGGTGCCCCCAGTAGCCGTCGTCGCCGAAACAGGTGCCGTGATCGGCGCACACGATCAGCAGCGTGCGGCCCCGGGCGCGCAGGGCGCTCAGCAGCGTGGGCAGGGCCGCGTCCACGGCGCGCAGCGCGGCCCGCTGGGAGTCCAGCGAGTCCCGCCGCGCGCCCGGCAGGTAAAAGTGCGTGGGCGTGTGGGTGGCCGCCACGTTCAGCAGCAGGAACACCCGCCCCGGCGCGCGCGTCACGGCGTCCGCCGCGACCCCCATCTGCACGCGCGCCGAGTCCGGGTTCTTCACGCCCTGCGCGGGCGACCAGTGCGCCTCGGCGAACAGATCCGGCAGCGCGGAGCCCAG from the Deinococcus sedimenti genome contains:
- a CDS encoding STM4011 family radical SAM protein, which codes for MAVARPAPHAALEHLTVLYRGPLSSCNYGCPYCPFAKRRESPEEQEADRAALARFVAWVEAQPFEVSVLFTPWGEALIWPRYQQAVTHLSRLPHVRQVAIQTNLSGPLGWLADAGRTRVGLWATYHPGEVSLERFLTRTRELDALGARYSVGVVGVPAHLPDIQALRDALNPATYLWVNAFHDGRPYTRAEREALTRIDPLFEVNIRRYRTRGQPCAAGDTAISVDGHGTVRRCHFIPVPLGNIYEQDVRDLLAPRPCARPTCHCHIGYVQLPALGAQDVYGAGLLARIPEGPDWADPGAYLDRARQLWRAGATPR
- a CDS encoding STM4012 family radical SAM protein, translated to MTLTSPPSAPLTLADALARGPYQAYTYAYPHKTAYRPLDPPVPLRGAWARERQDNLFLYLHVPFCEMRCGFCNLFTTVNAPRTLEEAYLDAVVRQARVIRGALGEGARFSRAALGGGTPTFLRPADLERVFDLFGTTFGVDPHAVPTSVETSPATATPDRLAVLASRGVDRVSIGVQSFVGSEVHSVGRAQDGAQVSRALDAIRASGVRTLNIDLIYGLAHQTPDTWRQSLETALTWQPEELFLYPLYVRPLTGIGRLGRSWDDERLDLYRLGRDFLLARGYVQTSMRRFQRAGLTLPGEPEYTCQLDGMVGLGCGARSYAGELHYSSEYAVGRVGVRDIITDFVARPDEAFAHATHGFRLGGDERRRRYLLQSLLHASGLNLAAYRAVFGTDAREDWPQLRALQEAGLATLSGDTLTLTPGGLEQSDAIGPWLYSDAVRGLSEAFEWR
- a CDS encoding STM4013/SEN3800 family hydrolase, encoding MLRPRDLIPHVDVALVTLDSLRLDVAARAHELGETPHLSALLPPGGWEARHTPGSFTYAAHQAFLSGFLPTPARPGPHARLFAAAFEGSRSTGSGTFVFPQATLPAALEALGYHTVCVGGVGFFNGRTALGSALPDLFAEAHWSPAQGVKNPDSARVQMGVAADAVTRAPGRVFLLLNVAATHTPTHFYLPGARRDSLDSQRAALRAVDAALPTLLSALRARGRTLLIVCADHGTCFGDDGYWGHRLAHPAVWTVPYTECLLDAECLLDAP